CCAATGTTGACGAGGATGCAGAACCTCCTGGCCCCATCAGGACGGACATGACCATCACCGGCAAGCTGAATGCCGAGGAGGAcaccatcttcctcaaagtacAGATCGCCGACCAGACAGGTACACTACATTCATCGCGCCAGCGTTATTGttgcttctcttttttttttcagaaattaaTGTTGATGCAGAAACTAATGTTGATGCAGGGAATAATGTGCGCAATATCTACTTTCCGTTCGACATGGCTGGTgacacggcggcggaggtggcagaGGAGATGGTGAAGGAGCTGGAGATCACGGACCGCGACCCATCGGAGATCGCGGCCATGATCGAGCAGGAGATCAACAGGCTGCTGCCTGGGCGAGAGCAGCAGCACGAGTACAGTGTGTGCACGGCAAAtggtgacgacgacgatgacgaaaACGAGGAGCGCCCTCCTCCCTTCTACTACCTCTCCtcttcccccacctcctcccAGGGTTCTCACTGCGGGGTGGGGCCGCATGCCGGTGGCTGGTCCAAAGGTATCAAGAAAATTTTCTTTTAACTGCTTCAGCATTTCTCTTCTCagcattaaatttttttttgaatgatttCGAACCAAAGTTCGTTCAAACATACACATGAAAATGCGCATGTCATGCATATATCTTGGTCCAACTGATTTTGTACGTACCTGCATACGTGTACCGGATATGACACAAAGCACCGAAATTTTGGACTGGAAATTGTTGACTACTATACTATGGCTGTTCTGGTTCGTTGTCCATGGTGGTTGTTCTCCGTAGCCATCATCTAGGCGCGTCACCATCTACAGATATGGCATCTGTGTGTTTTGTTTCTAGTGCACTGGTGCTTCTGTTTTGGCTACACCAGACACCACAACAATAATACATGAATTATTGTGGCTTGACACGTGTGCATTTTTGGGCAAATGTTGGTGCAGATCACTGGTACACTTGTTTAAGCGACGACGATGACACGAGCTCCATGCATTCCGGCAAGTACTCTGCTCTGCATTACGACGCCTCAGgccatgaagaagaagaggcccAATTACCACCTCAAGACGGGCATGTAGTAGGGCCCAGCTCCTGCTCAAAAGCATCAGGCCAGCAGGTCAAGAACACAAGATTCGGCCCAggagagagcagcagcagcagaagcccagGGAGAGCAGATACGGCCCAGCAGCAGTCCCTCGCGCGGCAGCTGCAGCGTCAGTGCAGCCTGTCGCCGCAcgccgggcggccgcggcggcgtgacGACGACCACCGCCACCATGGAAGGAATAATAGGATGACGCGAAACCGTTCGATGGTGGACATGCGGAGCCAGCTGCTTCACCGGACGCTGGTGGAGGAGCTCAACCGCCGCCTCTTCTTCAACACCGTCGGCGCCGTCGAGGACATCGGCttccgggcgccggcggccaccaccacctcctcgtcgtcgtccacgcGTGGCAGGAGAAGCAAGGACGACAA
This genomic window from Setaria viridis chromosome 8, Setaria_viridis_v4.0, whole genome shotgun sequence contains:
- the LOC117833128 gene encoding probable serine/threonine-protein kinase WNK7 isoform X1, with translation MSGPRRCGSRRLAVVGDNSNGYVETDPTGRYGRLDELLGKGAMKSVYRGFDEERGVEVAWNQAYLADVLRTPDAVERMYSEVQLLSALRHDAIIGFHASWVDVPRRTFNFITELFSSGTLRSYRLRYPRVSLRAVRSWARQILRGLAYLHAHDPPVIHRDLKCDNLLVNGHQGLVKIADLGLAAVLRHQSTAHSVIGTPEFMAPEMYDEEYDERVDVYSFGMCMLEMLTVEYPYSECSNPAQIYKKVTAGKLPDAFYRVQDDDARRFIGRCLVAASKRPSAAELLMDPFLLDGHHHSTPCAVMPPSSSLPAAPHSSTCSTSNVDEDAEPPGPIRTDMTITGKLNAEEDTIFLKVQIADQTETNVDAGNNVRNIYFPFDMAGDTAAEVAEEMVKELEITDRDPSEIAAMIEQEINRLLPGREQQHEYSVCTANGDDDDDENEERPPPFYYLSSSPTSSQGSHCGVGPHAGGWSKDHWYTCLSDDDDTSSMHSGKYSALHYDASGHEEEEAQLPPQDGHVVGPSSCSKASGQQVKNTRFGPGESSSSRSPGRADTAQQQSLARQLQRQCSLSPHAGRPRRRDDDHRHHGRNNRMTRNRSMVDMRSQLLHRTLVEELNRRLFFNTVGAVEDIGFRAPAATTTSSSSSTRGRRSKDDKHHHQYVML